Proteins from a single region of Erythrobacter sp.:
- a CDS encoding helix-turn-helix domain-containing protein has protein sequence MNAHDSIMQGLNEALAFTQGQHVGSNVHHVEVPAVDVAAIRARTGLSQGAFARSIGVAKGTLLNWEHGRRRPTGPAQVLLAMIEKKPSLVAELLR, from the coding sequence ATGAACGCACATGACAGCATTATGCAGGGTCTTAATGAGGCTCTTGCCTTTACCCAAGGCCAGCATGTCGGCTCGAATGTCCATCACGTCGAGGTGCCTGCCGTCGATGTCGCCGCCATCAGAGCGAGAACAGGGCTGTCGCAAGGCGCATTCGCCCGAAGCATTGGTGTAGCCAAGGGCACATTGCTCAATTGGGAGCATGGCCGACGTCGCCCGACTGGTCCGGCCCAGGTGCTGCTAGCCATGATTGAGAAGAAACCATCGTTGGTAGCAGAACTACTGCGTTAG
- a CDS encoding type II toxin-antitoxin system RelE/ParE family toxin codes for MTEAERLGLVNYIAANPDAGVSLGGGLRKVRIPREGGGKSGGYRTIYVFGGTHMPIFLVTVFAKNEKDNLTKAEQAAAIQLSKILVDTYGGSQ; via the coding sequence ATGACCGAGGCCGAACGCCTCGGTCTTGTGAACTATATCGCGGCAAACCCGGATGCGGGAGTGTCTTTGGGCGGTGGCCTACGCAAGGTAAGGATCCCCCGCGAAGGCGGTGGCAAGAGCGGCGGATACCGGACCATCTACGTTTTTGGCGGCACGCACATGCCCATATTTCTGGTCACAGTGTTCGCCAAAAATGAGAAAGACAATTTGACCAAGGCCGAACAGGCAGCAGCGATCCAGCTAAGCAAGATCCTGGTCGATACCTATGGAGGCAGCCAATGA
- a CDS encoding recombinase family protein encodes MSNWHYEDGGKRPEQTGRNVRAAEYVRMSTDHQKYSTENQADAIRHYATARGIDIVRTYADAGKSGLKIEGRDALKQLIDDVQSGLADYTMILVYDISRWGRFQDADESAYYEYICKRAGIAVQYCAEQFENDGSPVSTIVKGVKRAMAGEYSRELSTKVFAGQGRLIEKGYRQGGPAGFGLRRTLIDESGAIKGVLGRGEHKSIQTDRVILTPGPEEETDTVRQIYHAFVHGGRSEREIAEDLNARGILTDLDRPWTRGTVHQLLINEKYVGDNVWNRRSFKLKKKRVQNAPEMWIRSQGAFEGIVERDLFEAAHSIIAARSFRLSDDEMLEALRGLYASKGLLSGIVIDECDGLPSSSAYSSRFGSLLRAYSLVGFTPDRDYRYVAINRTLRQMHPDVLRQVLDGLRGQGSDAWQDLTSDSVIVNGEFSLSIVIVRCLVTPTGLLRWKMRFDTSAMSDITIVVRMDIDNRAPLDFYLFPRIDVTSERLRMAEDNGLSLDAYRFDTLDYLYEIAAPVSIAEAA; translated from the coding sequence TTGAGCAACTGGCACTACGAGGACGGGGGGAAGCGCCCTGAACAAACAGGGCGCAATGTAAGGGCGGCTGAATATGTCCGTATGTCCACGGACCACCAGAAATACTCGACCGAGAACCAGGCAGATGCGATCCGCCACTACGCCACTGCGCGGGGTATCGACATTGTTCGTACCTATGCGGATGCGGGTAAGAGCGGCCTGAAGATCGAAGGGCGCGACGCCCTTAAGCAACTCATCGATGATGTTCAGTCTGGCTTAGCCGACTACACCATGATTCTCGTTTACGACATTAGTCGCTGGGGGCGTTTCCAGGACGCGGATGAAAGCGCCTACTACGAGTACATCTGCAAGCGCGCTGGGATTGCAGTCCAGTACTGCGCGGAGCAATTCGAGAACGATGGCAGTCCAGTTTCGACTATCGTCAAAGGCGTCAAACGCGCCATGGCAGGGGAATATAGCCGAGAGCTCTCAACCAAGGTGTTCGCTGGGCAGGGCAGGCTGATCGAGAAAGGCTACCGCCAGGGTGGCCCTGCGGGCTTTGGACTTCGCCGAACCCTGATCGACGAGAGTGGAGCAATCAAAGGCGTTTTGGGGCGCGGCGAGCACAAGAGCATCCAAACCGACCGGGTTATTTTGACGCCGGGCCCAGAAGAGGAAACAGATACTGTTCGTCAGATCTATCACGCCTTCGTGCATGGAGGCCGCAGTGAGCGCGAGATCGCGGAAGACCTCAACGCCAGGGGGATCCTGACCGACCTCGACCGCCCATGGACCCGCGGCACCGTTCACCAGCTACTGATCAATGAGAAATATGTCGGCGACAACGTTTGGAACCGCCGTTCGTTCAAACTGAAGAAGAAGCGCGTACAGAATGCGCCCGAGATGTGGATTCGGTCTCAGGGTGCGTTCGAGGGCATCGTAGAGCGGGATCTGTTTGAAGCTGCCCATTCGATCATTGCGGCGCGTTCGTTCCGACTGTCAGATGATGAAATGCTGGAAGCCTTGCGCGGGCTCTATGCCAGCAAAGGCCTGCTCTCGGGGATCGTCATCGACGAGTGCGATGGTTTGCCCTCAAGCAGTGCCTATAGCTCCCGTTTCGGCAGCCTGCTGAGAGCCTATAGCCTGGTGGGGTTCACTCCAGACCGGGACTACCGGTACGTCGCGATCAATCGAACCCTGCGCCAGATGCATCCCGATGTTCTCAGGCAGGTACTGGACGGGCTGCGTGGGCAGGGCAGCGATGCCTGGCAGGATCTCACTTCCGACAGCGTCATCGTCAATGGCGAGTTCAGCCTGTCGATCGTCATAGTCCGATGCCTAGTCACGCCAACGGGCCTGCTGCGCTGGAAGATGCGCTTCGACACATCAGCCATGTCAGACATCACGATCGTGGTGCGCATGGACATAGACAATAGGGCGCCGCTCGATTTCTACCTGTTCCCGCGGATCGACGTAACCTCCGAGCGGCTAAGGATGGCCGAAGACAATGGCCTGAGCCTCGACGCCTATCGTTTCGACACCCTGGACTACCTCTATGAAATTGCCGCCCCAGTCAGCATTGCGGAGGCTGCCTGA
- a CDS encoding plasmid partitioning protein RepB C-terminal domain-containing protein, which yields MTEMGSQQIEMIPISRINVLNPRSRNKRQHREIVNNIEAIGLKRPITVSLRQGPGGPRYDLVCGQGRLEAFQMLGQEEIPAVVIEAAENECLVMSLVENIARRVQRPIDVMKEIGELRKRGYSEADIARKIGVHNSWVSMVVSLLERGEDRLLSAVETGLIPITMAMEVAKAETEEAQNLLLEAYESGKLKGKKLASVRRLLDRRLRSKNKGIHSGRSGSRGGNRRITANDLLQVYQREAEKQRLLVKKSDFTQTRLLFVVEAIKDLLSDEGFTTLLRAEGLETMPRALAIKIAGGLDG from the coding sequence ATGACCGAAATGGGCTCGCAACAGATCGAGATGATTCCGATTTCACGGATTAACGTGCTCAACCCCCGTTCCCGCAACAAGCGGCAGCACCGTGAAATCGTGAACAATATCGAGGCAATCGGCTTGAAACGGCCGATCACAGTCAGCTTGCGGCAGGGGCCGGGTGGGCCAAGATATGACTTGGTCTGCGGGCAAGGGCGCCTTGAGGCGTTTCAGATGCTGGGACAGGAGGAAATCCCGGCCGTCGTGATCGAGGCGGCTGAGAATGAATGCCTCGTCATGAGCTTGGTCGAGAATATCGCGCGCCGGGTTCAGCGCCCGATCGATGTGATGAAGGAAATCGGCGAACTCAGGAAACGGGGCTACAGCGAGGCTGATATCGCCCGGAAGATCGGTGTCCATAACTCTTGGGTCAGCATGGTAGTATCGCTGCTCGAGCGCGGCGAGGATCGACTTTTGTCGGCAGTTGAAACTGGTCTCATACCGATAACGATGGCCATGGAGGTGGCAAAGGCTGAAACAGAAGAGGCTCAAAACCTTCTGCTCGAAGCCTATGAATCGGGGAAACTGAAAGGCAAAAAGCTCGCATCTGTCCGTCGCCTGCTTGATCGGCGCCTGCGGAGCAAGAATAAAGGAATTCATTCAGGCCGGTCGGGTTCGCGCGGTGGCAACCGCCGCATAACGGCAAACGACCTGCTGCAGGTCTATCAACGCGAAGCCGAGAAACAGCGCCTGCTCGTGAAGAAATCTGACTTCACCCAGACCCGCCTTCTTTTCGTTGTCGAGGCTATCAAAGATCTCCTGAGCGACGAGGGGTTTACCACCTTACTAAGGGCTGAGGGTCTGGAAACCATGCCACGGGCGCTTGCTATCAAGATTGCGGGAGGCCTGGATGGCTGA
- a CDS encoding plasmid partitioning protein RepB C-terminal domain-containing protein, which translates to MADWLPQHVIEASDDPDVHLAFERQTVSVPISVIVPLKSLREGIRESKKYAQIVNSIKAIGLVEAPVIIADTQHSGRYFLLDGHLRIEALKELGTETVDCLVATDDETYTYNKRVNRLPPLQEHRMIARAVERGVAPTVIAEALGLDVASIHRKFRLLDGICPEAAEILKDTICPMNAFDILRRMSPTRQIEAADLMVGQNNFSLMFAKALLAATPDDQLAKQPKKDKKADANGPTAQQIARMERELAALQTQVKSVEDSYGIDNLHLTVARGYMVKLLSNALIVRWLSQHHQEYLSEFQRIAEMESIAPASATLPIQD; encoded by the coding sequence ATGGCTGACTGGCTCCCTCAGCACGTTATCGAAGCTTCTGACGATCCAGACGTTCATCTGGCTTTTGAACGCCAGACCGTTTCAGTCCCGATTTCTGTCATTGTGCCGTTGAAGTCGCTCCGCGAAGGTATTCGCGAGAGCAAGAAATATGCCCAAATTGTAAATTCGATCAAAGCGATCGGGTTGGTTGAAGCGCCAGTCATCATCGCTGACACGCAGCATTCTGGGCGGTACTTTCTGCTCGATGGGCACTTGCGCATCGAGGCACTCAAAGAGCTCGGCACCGAAACGGTCGATTGTCTCGTGGCGACCGACGATGAGACTTACACCTACAACAAGCGTGTAAATCGCCTGCCGCCTCTTCAGGAACATCGCATGATCGCGCGAGCAGTAGAGCGAGGGGTGGCGCCGACCGTGATAGCCGAGGCTTTAGGGCTGGATGTCGCGTCGATACACCGCAAATTTCGCTTACTGGATGGAATCTGCCCCGAGGCCGCGGAGATACTGAAAGACACCATCTGTCCGATGAACGCTTTCGACATTTTGCGCCGCATGTCACCCACGCGGCAAATCGAAGCGGCAGATCTGATGGTCGGTCAGAACAATTTTAGCCTGATGTTCGCAAAAGCTCTTCTGGCCGCAACGCCGGACGATCAGCTCGCGAAGCAACCGAAGAAAGATAAGAAGGCCGATGCGAATGGCCCGACGGCCCAGCAGATCGCTCGAATGGAGCGGGAGCTTGCAGCCCTGCAGACGCAGGTGAAATCGGTCGAAGACAGCTACGGCATCGACAACCTGCACCTTACCGTAGCGCGCGGATACATGGTCAAGCTCCTAAGTAATGCCCTCATCGTTCGGTGGCTTTCTCAGCATCACCAGGAATATCTCAGCGAGTTCCAGCGGATCGCGGAAATGGAGTCGATCGCGCCGGCATCAGCCACGCTGCCAATTCAAGATTGA